The following are encoded together in the Bos mutus isolate GX-2022 chromosome 3, NWIPB_WYAK_1.1, whole genome shotgun sequence genome:
- the MAP7D1 gene encoding MAP7 domain-containing protein 1 isoform X4: MESGSRSEPGTGAAPAMAARTPPEPRPSPEGDPSPPPPPPPTSTLVPDTPPDTPPAMKNTTSPKQLPLEPESPSELVGPRPAPQQEESPSSEVKTRGPTPPATGPRDARPPRRSSQPSPPAAPASDSPPTKQDVKKAGERHKLAKERREERAKYLAAKKAVWLEKEEKAKALREKQLQERRRRLEEQRLKAEQRRAALEERQRQKLEKNKERYEAAIQRSVKKTWAEIRQQRWSWAGALHHGSPGRKTNRSLQLSPWESSIVDRLMTPTLSFLARSRSAVTLPRNGRDQGRGRGPGRAPSRGGAGASHASGPRPDRSHPSAAVPLCPRSASASPLTPCSAPRSGHRCAPAGERGDRRKASAGGSPAPARLRPEASPVQKKEKKDKERENEKEKSALARERSLKKRQSLPASLRPRLSASNAEHSPKSKGRPSSPSTTSHRPASPCLSPGPGHALPPKPPSPRGTTASPKGRVRRKDEAKESPSVAGPEDKTQSKGKASDEREPAAPASPAPSPVPSPTPAQPPKEQPTEIPAGGQGEKRPKETAVLTSPPAPAPPVTPSKPMAGTTDREEATRLLAEKRRQAREQREREEQERRLQAERDKRMREEQLAREAEARAEREAEARRREEQEAREKAQAEQEEQERLQKQKEEAEARSREEAERQRLEREKHFQREEQERQERRKRLEEIMKRTRKSEAAETKQKQDRKEATANNSSPGIDPAKAVEARPAGLQKEELAPQEPQWSLPNKESSGSLVNGLQPLPAHQENGFSPKGPSGDKSLGRTPEALLPFAEAEAFLKKAVVQPPQVTEVL; this comes from the exons CTATGGCAGCCAGGACCCCTCCAGAGCCAAGACCCTCCCCAGAAGGTGACCCCTCCCCACCGCCGCCACCACCACCGACGTCAACCCTGGTGCCCGACACTCCCCCAGACACGCCTCCCGCCATGAAGAACACCACTAGCCCCAAGCAGCTTCCACTGGAACCAGAGAGCCCCTCGGAGCTGGTAGGGCCCAGGCCAGCCCCCCAGCAAGAAGAGTCCCCTTCCTCTGAAGTGAAGACCAGGGGACCCACCCCACCAGCCACGGGCCCACGGGATGCCAGGCCTCCTCGAAGGAGCAGCCAGCCATCCCCGCCAGCAGCACCCGCCTCTGACAGCCCTCCCACCAAGCAAG ATGTaaagaaggcaggagagagaCACAAGCTGGCAAAGGAACGGCGGGAAGAGCGGGCCAAGTACCTGG CTGCCAAGAAGGCAGTGTggctggagaaggaggagaaggccaAGGCACTGCGGGAGAAGCAGCTCCAGGAGCGCCGGCGGCGGCTAGAGGAACAGCGGCTCAAAGCCGAGCAGCGCCGGGCAGCCCTGGAGGAGCGGCAGCGGCAGAAGCTGGAGAAGAACAAG GAGCGCTATGAGGCAGCCATCCAGCGGTCAGTGAAGAAGACGTGGGCTGAAATCCGGCAGCAGCGCTGGTCCTGGGCAGGGGCCCTGCACCACGGCTCCCCAGGACGTAAGACCA ATCGCAGCCTGCAGCTAAGTCCGTGGGAGAGCAGCATCGTGGACCGTCTGATGAcgcctaccctctccttcctggcACGGAGTCGCAGTGCAGTCACACTGCCCCGAAACGGCCGGGACCAGGGTAGGGGCCGCGGCCCAGGGAGAGCCCCCTcgaggggcggggcaggggccaGCCACGCCAGTGGACCGCGCCCCGACCGCAGTCATCCCTCCGCAGCAGTGCCCCTGTGCCCGCGCTCAGCCTCCGCCAGCCCGCTGACGCCATGCAGTGCCCCCCGAAGCGGGCACCGCTGCGCCCCCGCCGGGGAGCGCGGGGATCGCCGCAAGGCCAGCGCCGGGGgcagccccgccccggcccgcctCCGGCCCGAGGCCTCGCCG GTgcagaaaaaggagaagaaggacaAGGAGCGGGAAAACGAGAAGGAGAAGAGTGCCCTGGCCCGGGAGCGCAGCCTCAAGAAGCGCCAGTCGCTGCCTGCTTCTCTGCGCCCGCGCCTCTCCGCTAGCAACGCGGAGCACAG tCCCAAATCCAAGGGCCGGCCATCCTCTCCCTCCACAACCTCGCACAGGCCTGCCTCCCCCTGCCTCAGCCCAGGGCCAGGTCATGCTCTGCCCCCAAAACCACCATCCCCCCGAGGCACCACTGCATCACCCAAGGGGCGAGTCCGGAGGAAGGACGAGGCAAAGGAGAGCCCCAGTGTGGCGGGGCCCGAGGACAAGACCCAGAGCAAGGGCAAGGCCAGTGATGAGAGGGAGCCTGCAGCCCCAGCCTCACCGGCCCCCTCGCCTGTGCCCtcacccaccccagcccagcccccgaAAGAGCAGCCCACAGAGATCCCTGCCggtgggcagggagagaagaggcCAAAAG AGACAGCTGTCCTGacctcacccccagcccctgctcccccGGTGACCCCTAGCAAACCCATGGCTGGCACCACGGACCGAGAAGAGGCCACTCGGCTCCTGGCTGAGAAGCGGCGCCAGGCCCGGGAGCAGCGGGAGCGCGAGGAACAGGAGCGGAGGCTGCAGGCCGAAAGAGACAA GCGAATGCGAGAGGAGCAGCTGGCTCGGGAGGCCGAGGCCCGGGCGGAGCGGGAAGCCGAGGCCCGGAGACGCGAGGAGCAGGAGGCTCGGGAGAAGGCGCAGGCCGAGCAGGAGGAGCAGGAGCGGCTGCAGAAGCAG AAAGAGGAGGCCGAAGCTCGGTCCCGAGAAGAAGCAGAGCGGCAGCGTCTGGAGCGGGAAAAGCACTTCCAGCGGGAGGAGCAGGAGCGGCAAGAGCGTAGAAAG CGCTTGGAGGAGATTATGAAGAGGACTCGGAAGTCAGAAGCTGCTGAAACCAAG CAGAAGCAGGACAGAAAGGAGGCGACGGCCAACAATTCCAGCCCAG GGATAGACCCTGCGAAAGCTGTGGAGGCTCGGCCTGCCGGGCTGCAGAAGGAGGAGCTGGCCCCCCAGGAGCCTCAGTGGAG CCTGCCAAACAAGGAGTCGTCTGGGTCCCTGGTGAATGGGCTGCAGCCTCTGCCAGCGCACCAGGAGAACGGCTTCTCCCCTAAGGGACCCTCCGGGGACAAGAGTCTGGGCCGGACGCCAGAGGCTCTCCTGCCCTTCGCAGAGGCAGAAGCCTTTctcaagaaagctgtggtgcagcCCCCTCAGGTCACAG AAGTCCTTTAA
- the MAP7D1 gene encoding MAP7 domain-containing protein 1 isoform X5, with the protein MESGSRSEPGTGAAPAMAARTPPEPRPSPEGDPSPPPPPPPTSTLVPDTPPDTPPAMKNTTSPKQLPLEPESPSELVGPRPAPQQEESPSSEVKTRGPTPPATGPRDARPPRRSSQPSPPAAPASDSPPTKQDVKKAGERHKLAKERREERAKYLAAKKAVWLEKEEKAKALREKQLQERRRRLEEQRLKAEQRRAALEERQRQKLEKNKERYEAAIQRSVKKTWAEIRQQRWSWAGALHHGSPGRKTSGSRCSVSAVNLPKHVDSIINKRLSKSSATLWNSPSRNRSLQLSPWESSIVDRLMTPTLSFLARSRSAVTLPRNGRDQAVPLCPRSASASPLTPCSAPRSGHRCAPAGERGDRRKASAGGSPAPARLRPEASPVQKKEKKDKERENEKEKSALARERSLKKRQSLPASLRPRLSASNAEHSPKSKGRPSSPSTTSHRPASPCLSPGPGHALPPKPPSPRGTTASPKGRVRRKDEAKESPSVAGPEDKTQSKGKASDEREPAAPASPAPSPVPSPTPAQPPKEQPTEIPAGGQGEKRPKETAVLTSPPAPAPPVTPSKPMAGTTDREEATRLLAEKRRQAREQREREEQERRLQAERDKRMREEQLAREAEARAEREAEARRREEQEAREKAQAEQEEQERLQKQKEEAEARSREEAERQRLEREKHFQREEQERQERRKRLEEIMKRTRKSEAAETKKQDRKEATANNSSPGIDPAKAVEARPAGLQKEELAPQEPQWSLPNKESSGSLVNGLQPLPAHQENGFSPKGPSGDKSLGRTPEALLPFAEAEAFLKKAVVQPPQVTEVL; encoded by the exons CTATGGCAGCCAGGACCCCTCCAGAGCCAAGACCCTCCCCAGAAGGTGACCCCTCCCCACCGCCGCCACCACCACCGACGTCAACCCTGGTGCCCGACACTCCCCCAGACACGCCTCCCGCCATGAAGAACACCACTAGCCCCAAGCAGCTTCCACTGGAACCAGAGAGCCCCTCGGAGCTGGTAGGGCCCAGGCCAGCCCCCCAGCAAGAAGAGTCCCCTTCCTCTGAAGTGAAGACCAGGGGACCCACCCCACCAGCCACGGGCCCACGGGATGCCAGGCCTCCTCGAAGGAGCAGCCAGCCATCCCCGCCAGCAGCACCCGCCTCTGACAGCCCTCCCACCAAGCAAG ATGTaaagaaggcaggagagagaCACAAGCTGGCAAAGGAACGGCGGGAAGAGCGGGCCAAGTACCTGG CTGCCAAGAAGGCAGTGTggctggagaaggaggagaaggccaAGGCACTGCGGGAGAAGCAGCTCCAGGAGCGCCGGCGGCGGCTAGAGGAACAGCGGCTCAAAGCCGAGCAGCGCCGGGCAGCCCTGGAGGAGCGGCAGCGGCAGAAGCTGGAGAAGAACAAG GAGCGCTATGAGGCAGCCATCCAGCGGTCAGTGAAGAAGACGTGGGCTGAAATCCGGCAGCAGCGCTGGTCCTGGGCAGGGGCCCTGCACCACGGCTCCCCAGGACGTAAGACCA GTGGGAGCAGGTGCTCCGTGTCGGCAGTAAACCTGCCCAAACACGTGGACTCTATAATCAACAAGCGGCTCTCAAAGTCCTCTGCCACGCTCTGGAACTCCCCCAGTAGAA ATCGCAGCCTGCAGCTAAGTCCGTGGGAGAGCAGCATCGTGGACCGTCTGATGAcgcctaccctctccttcctggcACGGAGTCGCAGTGCAGTCACACTGCCCCGAAACGGCCGGGACCAGG CAGTGCCCCTGTGCCCGCGCTCAGCCTCCGCCAGCCCGCTGACGCCATGCAGTGCCCCCCGAAGCGGGCACCGCTGCGCCCCCGCCGGGGAGCGCGGGGATCGCCGCAAGGCCAGCGCCGGGGgcagccccgccccggcccgcctCCGGCCCGAGGCCTCGCCG GTgcagaaaaaggagaagaaggacaAGGAGCGGGAAAACGAGAAGGAGAAGAGTGCCCTGGCCCGGGAGCGCAGCCTCAAGAAGCGCCAGTCGCTGCCTGCTTCTCTGCGCCCGCGCCTCTCCGCTAGCAACGCGGAGCACAG tCCCAAATCCAAGGGCCGGCCATCCTCTCCCTCCACAACCTCGCACAGGCCTGCCTCCCCCTGCCTCAGCCCAGGGCCAGGTCATGCTCTGCCCCCAAAACCACCATCCCCCCGAGGCACCACTGCATCACCCAAGGGGCGAGTCCGGAGGAAGGACGAGGCAAAGGAGAGCCCCAGTGTGGCGGGGCCCGAGGACAAGACCCAGAGCAAGGGCAAGGCCAGTGATGAGAGGGAGCCTGCAGCCCCAGCCTCACCGGCCCCCTCGCCTGTGCCCtcacccaccccagcccagcccccgaAAGAGCAGCCCACAGAGATCCCTGCCggtgggcagggagagaagaggcCAAAAG AGACAGCTGTCCTGacctcacccccagcccctgctcccccGGTGACCCCTAGCAAACCCATGGCTGGCACCACGGACCGAGAAGAGGCCACTCGGCTCCTGGCTGAGAAGCGGCGCCAGGCCCGGGAGCAGCGGGAGCGCGAGGAACAGGAGCGGAGGCTGCAGGCCGAAAGAGACAA GCGAATGCGAGAGGAGCAGCTGGCTCGGGAGGCCGAGGCCCGGGCGGAGCGGGAAGCCGAGGCCCGGAGACGCGAGGAGCAGGAGGCTCGGGAGAAGGCGCAGGCCGAGCAGGAGGAGCAGGAGCGGCTGCAGAAGCAG AAAGAGGAGGCCGAAGCTCGGTCCCGAGAAGAAGCAGAGCGGCAGCGTCTGGAGCGGGAAAAGCACTTCCAGCGGGAGGAGCAGGAGCGGCAAGAGCGTAGAAAG CGCTTGGAGGAGATTATGAAGAGGACTCGGAAGTCAGAAGCTGCTGAAACCAAG AAGCAGGACAGAAAGGAGGCGACGGCCAACAATTCCAGCCCAG GGATAGACCCTGCGAAAGCTGTGGAGGCTCGGCCTGCCGGGCTGCAGAAGGAGGAGCTGGCCCCCCAGGAGCCTCAGTGGAG CCTGCCAAACAAGGAGTCGTCTGGGTCCCTGGTGAATGGGCTGCAGCCTCTGCCAGCGCACCAGGAGAACGGCTTCTCCCCTAAGGGACCCTCCGGGGACAAGAGTCTGGGCCGGACGCCAGAGGCTCTCCTGCCCTTCGCAGAGGCAGAAGCCTTTctcaagaaagctgtggtgcagcCCCCTCAGGTCACAG AAGTCCTTTAA
- the MAP7D1 gene encoding MAP7 domain-containing protein 1 isoform X2, translated as MESGSRSEPGTGAAPAMAARTPPEPRPSPEGDPSPPPPPPPTSTLVPDTPPDTPPAMKNTTSPKQLPLEPESPSELVGPRPAPQQEESPSSEVKTRGPTPPATGPRDARPPRRSSQPSPPAAPASDSPPTKQDVKKAGERHKLAKERREERAKYLAAKKAVWLEKEEKAKALREKQLQERRRRLEEQRLKAEQRRAALEERQRQKLEKNKERYEAAIQRSVKKTWAEIRQQRWSWAGALHHGSPGRKTSGSRCSVSAVNLPKHVDSIINKRLSKSSATLWNSPSRNRSLQLSPWESSIVDRLMTPTLSFLARSRSAVTLPRNGRDQGRGRGPGRAPSRGGAGASHASGPRPDRSHPSAAVPLCPRSASASPLTPCSAPRSGHRCAPAGERGDRRKASAGGSPAPARLRPEASPVQKKEKKDKERENEKEKSALARERSLKKRQSLPASLRPRLSASNAEHSPKSKGRPSSPSTTSHRPASPCLSPGPGHALPPKPPSPRGTTASPKGRVRRKDEAKESPSVAGPEDKTQSKGKASDEREPAAPASPAPSPVPSPTPAQPPKEQPTEIPAGGQGEKRPKETAVLTSPPAPAPPVTPSKPMAGTTDREEATRLLAEKRRQAREQREREEQERRLQAERDKRMREEQLAREAEARAEREAEARRREEQEAREKAQAEQEEQERLQKQKEEAEARSREEAERQRLEREKHFQREEQERQERRKRLEEIMKRTRKSEAAETKKQDRKEATANNSSPGIDPAKAVEARPAGLQKEELAPQEPQWSLPNKESSGSLVNGLQPLPAHQENGFSPKGPSGDKSLGRTPEALLPFAEAEAFLKKAVVQPPQVTEVL; from the exons CTATGGCAGCCAGGACCCCTCCAGAGCCAAGACCCTCCCCAGAAGGTGACCCCTCCCCACCGCCGCCACCACCACCGACGTCAACCCTGGTGCCCGACACTCCCCCAGACACGCCTCCCGCCATGAAGAACACCACTAGCCCCAAGCAGCTTCCACTGGAACCAGAGAGCCCCTCGGAGCTGGTAGGGCCCAGGCCAGCCCCCCAGCAAGAAGAGTCCCCTTCCTCTGAAGTGAAGACCAGGGGACCCACCCCACCAGCCACGGGCCCACGGGATGCCAGGCCTCCTCGAAGGAGCAGCCAGCCATCCCCGCCAGCAGCACCCGCCTCTGACAGCCCTCCCACCAAGCAAG ATGTaaagaaggcaggagagagaCACAAGCTGGCAAAGGAACGGCGGGAAGAGCGGGCCAAGTACCTGG CTGCCAAGAAGGCAGTGTggctggagaaggaggagaaggccaAGGCACTGCGGGAGAAGCAGCTCCAGGAGCGCCGGCGGCGGCTAGAGGAACAGCGGCTCAAAGCCGAGCAGCGCCGGGCAGCCCTGGAGGAGCGGCAGCGGCAGAAGCTGGAGAAGAACAAG GAGCGCTATGAGGCAGCCATCCAGCGGTCAGTGAAGAAGACGTGGGCTGAAATCCGGCAGCAGCGCTGGTCCTGGGCAGGGGCCCTGCACCACGGCTCCCCAGGACGTAAGACCA GTGGGAGCAGGTGCTCCGTGTCGGCAGTAAACCTGCCCAAACACGTGGACTCTATAATCAACAAGCGGCTCTCAAAGTCCTCTGCCACGCTCTGGAACTCCCCCAGTAGAA ATCGCAGCCTGCAGCTAAGTCCGTGGGAGAGCAGCATCGTGGACCGTCTGATGAcgcctaccctctccttcctggcACGGAGTCGCAGTGCAGTCACACTGCCCCGAAACGGCCGGGACCAGGGTAGGGGCCGCGGCCCAGGGAGAGCCCCCTcgaggggcggggcaggggccaGCCACGCCAGTGGACCGCGCCCCGACCGCAGTCATCCCTCCGCAGCAGTGCCCCTGTGCCCGCGCTCAGCCTCCGCCAGCCCGCTGACGCCATGCAGTGCCCCCCGAAGCGGGCACCGCTGCGCCCCCGCCGGGGAGCGCGGGGATCGCCGCAAGGCCAGCGCCGGGGgcagccccgccccggcccgcctCCGGCCCGAGGCCTCGCCG GTgcagaaaaaggagaagaaggacaAGGAGCGGGAAAACGAGAAGGAGAAGAGTGCCCTGGCCCGGGAGCGCAGCCTCAAGAAGCGCCAGTCGCTGCCTGCTTCTCTGCGCCCGCGCCTCTCCGCTAGCAACGCGGAGCACAG tCCCAAATCCAAGGGCCGGCCATCCTCTCCCTCCACAACCTCGCACAGGCCTGCCTCCCCCTGCCTCAGCCCAGGGCCAGGTCATGCTCTGCCCCCAAAACCACCATCCCCCCGAGGCACCACTGCATCACCCAAGGGGCGAGTCCGGAGGAAGGACGAGGCAAAGGAGAGCCCCAGTGTGGCGGGGCCCGAGGACAAGACCCAGAGCAAGGGCAAGGCCAGTGATGAGAGGGAGCCTGCAGCCCCAGCCTCACCGGCCCCCTCGCCTGTGCCCtcacccaccccagcccagcccccgaAAGAGCAGCCCACAGAGATCCCTGCCggtgggcagggagagaagaggcCAAAAG AGACAGCTGTCCTGacctcacccccagcccctgctcccccGGTGACCCCTAGCAAACCCATGGCTGGCACCACGGACCGAGAAGAGGCCACTCGGCTCCTGGCTGAGAAGCGGCGCCAGGCCCGGGAGCAGCGGGAGCGCGAGGAACAGGAGCGGAGGCTGCAGGCCGAAAGAGACAA GCGAATGCGAGAGGAGCAGCTGGCTCGGGAGGCCGAGGCCCGGGCGGAGCGGGAAGCCGAGGCCCGGAGACGCGAGGAGCAGGAGGCTCGGGAGAAGGCGCAGGCCGAGCAGGAGGAGCAGGAGCGGCTGCAGAAGCAG AAAGAGGAGGCCGAAGCTCGGTCCCGAGAAGAAGCAGAGCGGCAGCGTCTGGAGCGGGAAAAGCACTTCCAGCGGGAGGAGCAGGAGCGGCAAGAGCGTAGAAAG CGCTTGGAGGAGATTATGAAGAGGACTCGGAAGTCAGAAGCTGCTGAAACCAAG AAGCAGGACAGAAAGGAGGCGACGGCCAACAATTCCAGCCCAG GGATAGACCCTGCGAAAGCTGTGGAGGCTCGGCCTGCCGGGCTGCAGAAGGAGGAGCTGGCCCCCCAGGAGCCTCAGTGGAG CCTGCCAAACAAGGAGTCGTCTGGGTCCCTGGTGAATGGGCTGCAGCCTCTGCCAGCGCACCAGGAGAACGGCTTCTCCCCTAAGGGACCCTCCGGGGACAAGAGTCTGGGCCGGACGCCAGAGGCTCTCCTGCCCTTCGCAGAGGCAGAAGCCTTTctcaagaaagctgtggtgcagcCCCCTCAGGTCACAG AAGTCCTTTAA
- the MAP7D1 gene encoding MAP7 domain-containing protein 1 isoform X1 yields MESGSRSEPGTGAAPAMAARTPPEPRPSPEGDPSPPPPPPPTSTLVPDTPPDTPPAMKNTTSPKQLPLEPESPSELVGPRPAPQQEESPSSEVKTRGPTPPATGPRDARPPRRSSQPSPPAAPASDSPPTKQDVKKAGERHKLAKERREERAKYLAAKKAVWLEKEEKAKALREKQLQERRRRLEEQRLKAEQRRAALEERQRQKLEKNKERYEAAIQRSVKKTWAEIRQQRWSWAGALHHGSPGRKTSGSRCSVSAVNLPKHVDSIINKRLSKSSATLWNSPSRNRSLQLSPWESSIVDRLMTPTLSFLARSRSAVTLPRNGRDQGRGRGPGRAPSRGGAGASHASGPRPDRSHPSAAVPLCPRSASASPLTPCSAPRSGHRCAPAGERGDRRKASAGGSPAPARLRPEASPVQKKEKKDKERENEKEKSALARERSLKKRQSLPASLRPRLSASNAEHSPKSKGRPSSPSTTSHRPASPCLSPGPGHALPPKPPSPRGTTASPKGRVRRKDEAKESPSVAGPEDKTQSKGKASDEREPAAPASPAPSPVPSPTPAQPPKEQPTEIPAGGQGEKRPKETAVLTSPPAPAPPVTPSKPMAGTTDREEATRLLAEKRRQAREQREREEQERRLQAERDKRMREEQLAREAEARAEREAEARRREEQEAREKAQAEQEEQERLQKQKEEAEARSREEAERQRLEREKHFQREEQERQERRKRLEEIMKRTRKSEAAETKQKQDRKEATANNSSPGIDPAKAVEARPAGLQKEELAPQEPQWSLPNKESSGSLVNGLQPLPAHQENGFSPKGPSGDKSLGRTPEALLPFAEAEAFLKKAVVQPPQVTEVL; encoded by the exons CTATGGCAGCCAGGACCCCTCCAGAGCCAAGACCCTCCCCAGAAGGTGACCCCTCCCCACCGCCGCCACCACCACCGACGTCAACCCTGGTGCCCGACACTCCCCCAGACACGCCTCCCGCCATGAAGAACACCACTAGCCCCAAGCAGCTTCCACTGGAACCAGAGAGCCCCTCGGAGCTGGTAGGGCCCAGGCCAGCCCCCCAGCAAGAAGAGTCCCCTTCCTCTGAAGTGAAGACCAGGGGACCCACCCCACCAGCCACGGGCCCACGGGATGCCAGGCCTCCTCGAAGGAGCAGCCAGCCATCCCCGCCAGCAGCACCCGCCTCTGACAGCCCTCCCACCAAGCAAG ATGTaaagaaggcaggagagagaCACAAGCTGGCAAAGGAACGGCGGGAAGAGCGGGCCAAGTACCTGG CTGCCAAGAAGGCAGTGTggctggagaaggaggagaaggccaAGGCACTGCGGGAGAAGCAGCTCCAGGAGCGCCGGCGGCGGCTAGAGGAACAGCGGCTCAAAGCCGAGCAGCGCCGGGCAGCCCTGGAGGAGCGGCAGCGGCAGAAGCTGGAGAAGAACAAG GAGCGCTATGAGGCAGCCATCCAGCGGTCAGTGAAGAAGACGTGGGCTGAAATCCGGCAGCAGCGCTGGTCCTGGGCAGGGGCCCTGCACCACGGCTCCCCAGGACGTAAGACCA GTGGGAGCAGGTGCTCCGTGTCGGCAGTAAACCTGCCCAAACACGTGGACTCTATAATCAACAAGCGGCTCTCAAAGTCCTCTGCCACGCTCTGGAACTCCCCCAGTAGAA ATCGCAGCCTGCAGCTAAGTCCGTGGGAGAGCAGCATCGTGGACCGTCTGATGAcgcctaccctctccttcctggcACGGAGTCGCAGTGCAGTCACACTGCCCCGAAACGGCCGGGACCAGGGTAGGGGCCGCGGCCCAGGGAGAGCCCCCTcgaggggcggggcaggggccaGCCACGCCAGTGGACCGCGCCCCGACCGCAGTCATCCCTCCGCAGCAGTGCCCCTGTGCCCGCGCTCAGCCTCCGCCAGCCCGCTGACGCCATGCAGTGCCCCCCGAAGCGGGCACCGCTGCGCCCCCGCCGGGGAGCGCGGGGATCGCCGCAAGGCCAGCGCCGGGGgcagccccgccccggcccgcctCCGGCCCGAGGCCTCGCCG GTgcagaaaaaggagaagaaggacaAGGAGCGGGAAAACGAGAAGGAGAAGAGTGCCCTGGCCCGGGAGCGCAGCCTCAAGAAGCGCCAGTCGCTGCCTGCTTCTCTGCGCCCGCGCCTCTCCGCTAGCAACGCGGAGCACAG tCCCAAATCCAAGGGCCGGCCATCCTCTCCCTCCACAACCTCGCACAGGCCTGCCTCCCCCTGCCTCAGCCCAGGGCCAGGTCATGCTCTGCCCCCAAAACCACCATCCCCCCGAGGCACCACTGCATCACCCAAGGGGCGAGTCCGGAGGAAGGACGAGGCAAAGGAGAGCCCCAGTGTGGCGGGGCCCGAGGACAAGACCCAGAGCAAGGGCAAGGCCAGTGATGAGAGGGAGCCTGCAGCCCCAGCCTCACCGGCCCCCTCGCCTGTGCCCtcacccaccccagcccagcccccgaAAGAGCAGCCCACAGAGATCCCTGCCggtgggcagggagagaagaggcCAAAAG AGACAGCTGTCCTGacctcacccccagcccctgctcccccGGTGACCCCTAGCAAACCCATGGCTGGCACCACGGACCGAGAAGAGGCCACTCGGCTCCTGGCTGAGAAGCGGCGCCAGGCCCGGGAGCAGCGGGAGCGCGAGGAACAGGAGCGGAGGCTGCAGGCCGAAAGAGACAA GCGAATGCGAGAGGAGCAGCTGGCTCGGGAGGCCGAGGCCCGGGCGGAGCGGGAAGCCGAGGCCCGGAGACGCGAGGAGCAGGAGGCTCGGGAGAAGGCGCAGGCCGAGCAGGAGGAGCAGGAGCGGCTGCAGAAGCAG AAAGAGGAGGCCGAAGCTCGGTCCCGAGAAGAAGCAGAGCGGCAGCGTCTGGAGCGGGAAAAGCACTTCCAGCGGGAGGAGCAGGAGCGGCAAGAGCGTAGAAAG CGCTTGGAGGAGATTATGAAGAGGACTCGGAAGTCAGAAGCTGCTGAAACCAAG CAGAAGCAGGACAGAAAGGAGGCGACGGCCAACAATTCCAGCCCAG GGATAGACCCTGCGAAAGCTGTGGAGGCTCGGCCTGCCGGGCTGCAGAAGGAGGAGCTGGCCCCCCAGGAGCCTCAGTGGAG CCTGCCAAACAAGGAGTCGTCTGGGTCCCTGGTGAATGGGCTGCAGCCTCTGCCAGCGCACCAGGAGAACGGCTTCTCCCCTAAGGGACCCTCCGGGGACAAGAGTCTGGGCCGGACGCCAGAGGCTCTCCTGCCCTTCGCAGAGGCAGAAGCCTTTctcaagaaagctgtggtgcagcCCCCTCAGGTCACAG AAGTCCTTTAA